A genomic region of Palaemon carinicauda isolate YSFRI2023 chromosome 11, ASM3689809v2, whole genome shotgun sequence contains the following coding sequences:
- the LOC137649743 gene encoding sialin-like isoform X2 — protein sequence MTNTDHIQASRRKCWTPPIRYIVTLLGMLGCCVDYLVRYGLSVAIVSMVNKPNVNATVTATDACPAAIVNDSGDDAGASTNEEHFNWSGYEQSVILGTFFWGYFMTKGAGGRISEVFGAREVLAASLFSSGILSILCPFMAHIHPMALAGLRFMMGFVQGPAFPALYVVIAKWAPPDELATMITIAFSGMPMGSLIGLGGSGWVIDELGWQWVFYGGGIFAILWTPFWLFFVTNDPQKHPYISKREQDLLLVNESIRPKKSVPWMKLATCWRYYPSIIAEVASSWVANLTTTQGPTFLTDKLGMNMDQVSKVLTAMQIGSWVGSFTFGRISDNLYKHCLSKVNTRRVIHSSGTILVVIATLGIALGGCDSWTVSTMMVILMIGSSCSLSTYTLSPMDFAPNYAGTLSGLLGIGNIGGFLAPVVTNALLLQTGSWTASILLTGGMAFGAGILYVALTTAEIQDWNYYDEIPSSDVESGQP from the exons ATGACGAACACCGACCACATCCAGGCATCGAGGAGAA AATGTTGGACTCCCCCGATTCGATACATCGTGACACTCCTGGGAATGTTGGGATGCTGCGTAGACTACCTGGTAAGGTATGGCCTGAGCGTGGCCATCGTGTCAATGGTCAACAAACCGAATGTGAATGCTACCGTAACTGCAACGGACGCCTGCCCTGCCGCCATTGTGAACGACTCCGGTGATGACGCTGGTGCCTCG acaaATGAAGAACATTTCAATTGGAGCGGTTACGAGCAAAGTGTTATCCTCGGAACATTTTTCTGGGGGTATTTCATGACAAAGGGAGCAG GAGGACGTATCAGTGAAGTATTCGGCGCACGGGAGGTCTTGGCTGCTAGTCTTTTCAGCTCTGGGATCTTGAGCATTTTGTGTCCCTTCATGGCACATATCCACCCTATGGCCCTGGCTGGATTAAGGTTCATGATGGGTTTTGTCCAAGGGCCGGCATTTCCTGCTCTGTATGTTGTCATTGCCAAATGGGCTCCACCTGATGAACTGGCTACTATGATTACTATCGCTTTCTCAG GTATGCCCATGGGCAGTCTCATCGGCCTTGGAGGGTCAGGCTGGGTCATTGACGAGTTGGGTTGGCAGTGGGTATTCTACGGTGGTGGCATCTTCGCTATTCTGTGGACGCCCTTTTGGCTGTTCTTCGTGACCAATGACCCCCAAAAACATCCGTACATATCAAAACGTGAACAGGATCTACTGCTGGTCAACGAATCTATCCGACCAAAA AAAAGCGTCCCATGGATGAAACTCGCCACTTGCTGGAGGTACTACCCGAGCATCATCGCAGAGGTGGCGTCTTCTTGGGTGGCCAACCTCACGACGACGCAAGGACCTACTTTCCTAACAGATAAG CTCGGAATGAATATGGACCAAGTAAGCAAGGTTTTGACAGCTATGCAAATAGGTTCCTGGGTCGGCTCCTTCACGTTCGGCAGAATCTCTGACAATCTTTACAAGCACTGTCTCTCAAAGGTTAATACAAGGAGAGTTATCCACTCTTCAG GTACAATTCTCGTAGTAATAGCGACCTTGGGTATTGCCCTGGGCGGCTGTGATTCCTGGACCGTTTCAACCATGATGGTTATATTGATGATTGGCAGCTCCTGTTCATTATCGACTTACACTCTATCACCCATGGACTTCGCTCCAAACTATGCAG gtACACTCTCTGGTCTGTTAGGGATTGGAAACATTGGTGGATTTCTAGCGCCGGTTGTCACGAATGCACTGCTGTTGCAG ACTGGCAGTTGGACAGCTTCCATTCTCTTAACAGGTGGGATGGCCTTCGGAGCTGGAATCCTCTACGTTGCTCTAACCACCGCAGAAATCCAGGACTGGAACTATTATGATGAAATCCCGAGCTCCGACGTTGAAAGCGGTCAACCGTGA
- the LOC137649743 gene encoding sialin-like isoform X1, which translates to MFQNQGLVFRERNLQRDFVECWTPPIRYIVTLLGMLGCCVDYLVRYGLSVAIVSMVNKPNVNATVTATDACPAAIVNDSGDDAGASTNEEHFNWSGYEQSVILGTFFWGYFMTKGAGGRISEVFGAREVLAASLFSSGILSILCPFMAHIHPMALAGLRFMMGFVQGPAFPALYVVIAKWAPPDELATMITIAFSGMPMGSLIGLGGSGWVIDELGWQWVFYGGGIFAILWTPFWLFFVTNDPQKHPYISKREQDLLLVNESIRPKKSVPWMKLATCWRYYPSIIAEVASSWVANLTTTQGPTFLTDKLGMNMDQVSKVLTAMQIGSWVGSFTFGRISDNLYKHCLSKVNTRRVIHSSGTILVVIATLGIALGGCDSWTVSTMMVILMIGSSCSLSTYTLSPMDFAPNYAGTLSGLLGIGNIGGFLAPVVTNALLLQTGSWTASILLTGGMAFGAGILYVALTTAEIQDWNYYDEIPSSDVESGQP; encoded by the exons AATGTTGGACTCCCCCGATTCGATACATCGTGACACTCCTGGGAATGTTGGGATGCTGCGTAGACTACCTGGTAAGGTATGGCCTGAGCGTGGCCATCGTGTCAATGGTCAACAAACCGAATGTGAATGCTACCGTAACTGCAACGGACGCCTGCCCTGCCGCCATTGTGAACGACTCCGGTGATGACGCTGGTGCCTCG acaaATGAAGAACATTTCAATTGGAGCGGTTACGAGCAAAGTGTTATCCTCGGAACATTTTTCTGGGGGTATTTCATGACAAAGGGAGCAG GAGGACGTATCAGTGAAGTATTCGGCGCACGGGAGGTCTTGGCTGCTAGTCTTTTCAGCTCTGGGATCTTGAGCATTTTGTGTCCCTTCATGGCACATATCCACCCTATGGCCCTGGCTGGATTAAGGTTCATGATGGGTTTTGTCCAAGGGCCGGCATTTCCTGCTCTGTATGTTGTCATTGCCAAATGGGCTCCACCTGATGAACTGGCTACTATGATTACTATCGCTTTCTCAG GTATGCCCATGGGCAGTCTCATCGGCCTTGGAGGGTCAGGCTGGGTCATTGACGAGTTGGGTTGGCAGTGGGTATTCTACGGTGGTGGCATCTTCGCTATTCTGTGGACGCCCTTTTGGCTGTTCTTCGTGACCAATGACCCCCAAAAACATCCGTACATATCAAAACGTGAACAGGATCTACTGCTGGTCAACGAATCTATCCGACCAAAA AAAAGCGTCCCATGGATGAAACTCGCCACTTGCTGGAGGTACTACCCGAGCATCATCGCAGAGGTGGCGTCTTCTTGGGTGGCCAACCTCACGACGACGCAAGGACCTACTTTCCTAACAGATAAG CTCGGAATGAATATGGACCAAGTAAGCAAGGTTTTGACAGCTATGCAAATAGGTTCCTGGGTCGGCTCCTTCACGTTCGGCAGAATCTCTGACAATCTTTACAAGCACTGTCTCTCAAAGGTTAATACAAGGAGAGTTATCCACTCTTCAG GTACAATTCTCGTAGTAATAGCGACCTTGGGTATTGCCCTGGGCGGCTGTGATTCCTGGACCGTTTCAACCATGATGGTTATATTGATGATTGGCAGCTCCTGTTCATTATCGACTTACACTCTATCACCCATGGACTTCGCTCCAAACTATGCAG gtACACTCTCTGGTCTGTTAGGGATTGGAAACATTGGTGGATTTCTAGCGCCGGTTGTCACGAATGCACTGCTGTTGCAG ACTGGCAGTTGGACAGCTTCCATTCTCTTAACAGGTGGGATGGCCTTCGGAGCTGGAATCCTCTACGTTGCTCTAACCACCGCAGAAATCCAGGACTGGAACTATTATGATGAAATCCCGAGCTCCGACGTTGAAAGCGGTCAACCGTGA